Proteins found in one Ptychodera flava strain L36383 chromosome 16, AS_Pfla_20210202, whole genome shotgun sequence genomic segment:
- the LOC139114976 gene encoding D-beta-hydroxybutyrate dehydrogenase, mitochondrial-like, giving the protein MHQWGVKVCLIQPGWYARATNIAFGVEDTLKRIAEDVWAGMEDATKRHYGREYFDAHVDLLGQSREKTSDNSSPVICAMSEAILAKHPKHRYLIGEFFNTILPCYAFRFLPSWMTDYVFILALSSLLPKAAILNKNRAGK; this is encoded by the exons ATGCACCAGTGGGGAGTAAAG GTATGTTTGATTCAGCCGGGCTGGTACGCCAGGGCAACCAACATAGCGTTCGGTGTTGAAGATACGCTGAAACGAATCGCAGAAGATGTGTGGGCCGGCATGGAAGACGCCACCAAGCGACACTACGGGAGAGAATACTTCGATGCCCATGTCGATCTTCTCGGGCAAAGTCGTGAGAAGACGAGTGACAACTCCAGCCCGGTGATCTGCGCAATGTCCGAGGCCATCCTAGCGAAGCACCCAAAACACCGTTACCTCATCGGTGAATTCTTCAACACCATATTACCTTGCTATGCATTCAGATTTCTGCCGTCGTGGATGACCGATTACGTGTTCATTTTGGCTTTGTCATCGCTCCTGCCCaaggcggcaattttgaataaaaacagAGCAGGGAAATAA
- the LOC139114036 gene encoding D-beta-hydroxybutyrate dehydrogenase, mitochondrial-like gives MLPVDGRTVFITGCDSGFGHQLACRLDKLGLTVFAGCLIEGGDGAQKLRSLCSRSLKIVPIDVTSDDSVRLAQKIVEDSLPDKSKGLWAVVNNAGIWRWGEIEWAKVDIFKEVAEVNVYGMVRVTKAFLPLIRQAKGRIVNVGSMSGMFTVPAGATYCMSKICHRIF, from the exons ATGCTCCCGGTTGACGGCAGGACAGTATTCATCACCGGATGCGACTCTGGGTTCGGTCATCAGCTAGCATGTCGTCTCGATAAACTTGGCTTGACCGTTTTTGCTGGCTGTCTGATAGAAG GTGGAGACGGCGCTCAGAAGTTGAGGTCACTCTGTTCGAGATCTCTCAAGATTGTCCCCATAGACGTGACGTCCGACGATTCTGTCCGCCTTGCTCAGAAAATTGTGGAGGACAGTTTACCGGACAAATCTAAAG GTCTATGGGCAGTCGTCAACAACGCAGGGATTTGGAGATGGGGTGAGATCGAATGGGCAAAAGTCGACATTTTCAAGGAGGTTGCCGAAGTGAACGTTTATGGCATGGTTAGGGTTACGAAGGCATTCCTCCCGCTCATCAGACAAGCCAAAG GTCGTATTGTCAACGTGGGGAGCATGAGCGGAATGTTCACCGTGCCGGCCGGCGCCACCTACTGCATGTCGAAAATATGCCATAGAATCTTTTAG